Proteins from a single region of Geothrix sp. PMB-07:
- a CDS encoding AlpA family transcriptional regulator: protein MKTATVPTPEPSLVPERLMTLKQVADGLGVTLSTVYVLRGRGEFEVVKVGAKAARVRATEYARYIGTLKKG, encoded by the coding sequence ATGAAAACCGCCACCGTCCCAACCCCTGAGCCGTCCCTGGTTCCCGAACGATTGATGACCCTGAAGCAGGTTGCAGACGGGCTCGGAGTCACCCTTTCGACTGTCTACGTCCTGCGAGGCCGTGGCGAGTTTGAAGTGGTGAAGGTCGGGGCCAAGGCCGCCCGTGTCCGTGCGACTGAATATGCCCGCTACATCGGCACCCTGAAGAAAGGGTAG